DNA from Candidatus Roizmanbacteria bacterium CG_4_9_14_0_2_um_filter_38_17:
CTTGCTGCAAATTTTAACCCGAGTAACCTTTCCATCTACAAAAACTCGCTTGGTTATAATATTGGGATCAAACGTCCGATTTGTCACTCTGTGAGAGTGGGAAACGTTGTGACCGTAT
Protein-coding regions in this window:
- the rpmB gene encoding 50S ribosomal protein L28, which gives rise to MAICQVCTKSKQYGHNVSHSHRVTNRTFDPNIITKRVFVDGKVTRVKICSK